ctgggaagccccaaacctcAGTTttaccatctgcaaaatgggtctAAAGTGAACCAGCAGTCTACAGAAAAGACTTTGGGGGAGAATAATGCAAGGCTGATATAGGATCCAGAATTTCCATTTCGTGGAGTCTCATGTGGTAGAGGAAGAGTTTAAATCCTGGTCTTCCTGACTCCAAAGGTGTCACTACTTTCTCTGCGTTGCACTTGTCAGAAGCGTGGTTCgggatttgtttttctgactctaTTTTGGGAGGCACTGCATATCATACACCTCTCCCAGGTAGGAATTTACAATGCATGTTAGGACATTTAGGGCTCTGAAAAGTCCTGCAGAGATGAAGGTACTTTGTTTAATCCATAATTCCCTAACCCTATTTGATCACAGGAAGTTTTAGTGGTCATGTGTGGAAAATTGAATAACACATGCAGAGATGCACAGCTATATCCCGTTCTGTGCTGCCAGGAAAGTTAAGAACTGAGTGTCTGAGAATATTTTGGGGGTGTTTCTGTGTGAAAAAGCTCAAACTGGTTATGCAACCTTACCTTTAAAGGAAATGTAATTCACCAGAGCAAAAACTGTGTTTGGGTCAAGAACCTTTACCAAATCCACAATTTTTCCATGGCTTCCCTTCTCTACATAATCGTTGATCTTCTTCTTGGCCTCCTCAGCATCCCTGAAGTTGATGGAGAAGGCTTCGGAGTGATACAGATTCTTGACATCCTCCAAAAACGTATCCACTAGCTTTGCACTCTCATTGATGAACAAACCATTGCCAGTGGTCAGTTGCAGCTGGTGGTTTGGCTGGTTCAGAGTGTGGAGAAGATGCTGAAAGCCTTTGTGGATCTCAGCCTCTGTGAGCTCAGTGAGGTTGAAACCCAGGCCCGTCAGGATCTCAGTGTGAGTATTGCCCTTGGCTCCCAGGGACAGCATCGCAAAGGCTGAAGCGATGCTCACAGGGGAGAAGAAGATGTTGCTGGTGTTGGACTGATGGGCCAAATGGTGGTATATGCTGAAAGCAAAGTTGGCCAGGTTGGGGGCAATCTTGTGGCAGGCTGCTTCCTGGTGGGATGTATCATCTGTCTCTTGGACAGCGTGTCCTTGGAGAACTCCAGCCAGGGAGATGGGGGCCAGGCAGCACAGGGCTGCCAGCAGCAGAAGGCCCCGCGTGATGGAGAGTGCCATTATCCTGCAAGAGAGAGAAGGGTACCATGCCTGGGTCAGACCATACAGTGAGTCCCTTGGCCACTGACTGATGCCAGGTCAAAGCAACCAGTTTATCGAGGATCTATATGACTAACATTCTTCTATGTCAGCATCACTGAAAGACTCAGAACAATGGCAGGGACTTGATGGCGCTTATTGCATGTCAGATTCCATCCTAAGCTCTTTACTGTCTTATCTCACCATGTTCTGGTAACAGTCCGCTGACCTAGGTCGTGCAACACCCCTGGGCTTACAGATGAGACCAGGCTCCTagaggttaagtcacttgtcCAAGGTTTCAGGACAGACAAGTAGCAGAATCAGAATCATACTCCCAGGTCATCTGGGTCTGGAGTCCACGCTCTTGATGGCCCCACTAATATCCACAATGACCCCAAGGTGTAAGTGCCGCTGCCCTTATTTtgggaagaggaaactgagggacAGGAAGTGGATAATGACCCAGGAGGTGGGCGGAATTGGACTCAGGGATGATTGGATCTGGAACAGCCCTAGGAGGACTTCCACTGAAATCTGTTACCTAACGGACAGAGAGGTGACAGCCCAGAGTGGGAGGAATCTTGCTTCAATGACATGCAGAAGAGCTGTGAGGAAACCCAGCTGGGGCGGGAGGCAGTACCCCAACACTCACAGTGAACCTCAGCCCCTGGTGGATGTTCCTGAGCTGGAGGGCTGTCCTCACAGTGAGTCTGTGGCCTCAGTCACAGGACTGTGCTGACGGTCAGCTTAGCCACCCACCCTGCTTGCCTCTGTCCTAGCTCTGCTCAGCATGCTTGTGGGTGCTGAAGGTCCTGGATCCTCCAGCCAAGTGGAATTTGTCTTTGTGTGGGTGggggggtcggggtggggtgggTAAGAGTTGGAAAAGCATCTTTTCCTTTTCAGACAGACCTGGCTTCTAATCTAGGTCTCTGTcaccaccagctgtgtgaccttggatgagtTGCTTAGTCTCTCTGGTCCTCACTTTGTCACAGGTAGAAAGTCAGATTTGGGGGATCTTTGAAAGTAAGATCTTCACTAAGTCTAGACTCCACACCTTACGTTGAAAGCACCTGAGAGAGAAGGTGGCCTTGAAGGAGAGCCTGGTAGATGGGCAAGCAGAAGCCCTCAGAGGATGACGAGAGGAAGATGAGCTCCATGGCTGGTTGGGGGAGACAACAGGGAATGGCAAGGCCTGTGGGTGGCCCAGCAAGGTCAGGCTCCATCTAGTGATCATCAAAGTCAGTGTCTCCTGTAGCAACGCAGGACCAGCTCTGCCCCACAGAGCTCCCTCCACTCCACACAGACCCCTGCCTTGGGCCACCAGGCTGAAGTCTCCTAAGCACCACCTGCTCTCTTCCCAGATAAAGGAACTGAGGTCCAAGCAGAGGAGAGGGTGTGCCTGCAGCCACAGAGCTGGCTATTGATATTAGTCACATAACTAAAAccatcattttaataaaatacaaagacaaaGGAGCTCTTGAACTTGGCATATGGAAAAAGTTGGAAACAAGGAATGCTGGGTTTTACTTACCCCCTTGGACTTAAAGTTTCTTTCCAATAAACAAGATGAAATCCAAAACTGGTTTCTTtccattacctttttttttttttctggacttcAGGCCTCTAAATAACCCAAATAGAGGAGACCACAGATTATGTAAGACCTGTTTATATTTTTCGTAAACTAGCCAGTGGTTTTAGAGCTGAAGATGATGCTGAGATTAATTCTGTATATTTCCATCACCCTTGCACTTCTTGCTACCTCCCCACCGGATTTTGGTGTGGTCCTTCATGGTTGATGGAAATTCCCCATCTTGGTGATGAGGGATTTGAACTCTGCATGGTGGGGACGCTACATATGCCAATTGGCCTCAGAGCCAGAGGCTGTGGCTTCTCGTCCACACAGGGCCACCTCTGTCCACTTGGCCTTAGGTAAGCATTTACTTGTTTTGGGGCCTCACTCTGCCCCGCTGTATAGACTGAGGTTAAGGGGGACCTAAATGAGGTCCCTGTGTACCAATGCTGGAGTTTTAATTAGAGGAGTATCTGAGTTTGGTGGAACAAGATGGACTGAAACTTCCCATGGGGTTACAGGGTGAGGTGCCCTCCTGCCAAGAGGGATGTTGCCCTTAAGAAGGTAACAAGGCTGGCATGCGGCTGAGGGGAAGAGGGGCTACAGCTGGGTTGAgcacctccctgcccccaccccatccttttGCCTGGGGGTTACATCACCTCCTCTGGCTTCCTCGTCTTACAGTAAATGGTCTGAGGCCAGGATGGGGTCAGAGCCTTGCCAAGGCC
The nucleotide sequence above comes from Bubalus kerabau isolate K-KA32 ecotype Philippines breed swamp buffalo chromosome 19, PCC_UOA_SB_1v2, whole genome shotgun sequence. Encoded proteins:
- the SERPINA1 gene encoding alpha-1-antitrypsin, with product MALSITRGLLLLAALCCLAPISLAGVLQGHAVQETDDTSHQEAACHKIAPNLANFAFSIYHHLAHQSNTSNIFFSPVSIASAFAMLSLGAKGNTHTEILTGLGFNLTELTEAEIHKGFQHLLHTLNQPNHQLQLTTGNGLFINESAKLVDTFLEDVKNLYHSEAFSINFRDAEEAKKKINDYVEKGSHGKIVDLVKVLDPNTVFALVNYISFKGKWEKPFEVKHTTERDFHVDEQTTVKVPMMNRLGMFDLHYCDKLASWVLLLDYVGNVTACFILPDLGKLQQLEDKLNNELLAKFLEKKYASSANLHLPKLSISETYDLKTVLGDVGITEVFSNAADLSGVTKEQPLKVSKALHKAALTIDEKGTEAAGSMFLEAIPMSLPPDVEFNRPFLCILYDRNTKSPLFVGKVVNPTQA